Genomic window (Candidatus Zixiibacteriota bacterium):
GGAAAAAGCCGCCCGGCGAACAGCGCCGCCTCGGCGAAACTGTCGCCCGCCCCGGCGATCATCAGCACCTGCTCTTTGCCCTCCGGCGAAAGCTTGAACACCTTCACGCGTCCTCGGCCGACCACGAAGAACGAATGCGCCGGCTCCCCTTCCTGAAAGATCATCTCGCCGGGTGTGACCTGCCTGAGTGTTGCCGCCGACGCGATATTGTCAAGAGCCCGGTCATCCAATTGAGCGAACAGCCGCGAGCGTTTTAGTATGCTTTTCATCGGATAAGATTCGTCTTTCGTCTGTCGATGACAGAAGCTCGCCACGGCGAGCCGGCGCAGGGCTCTTGCCCCACGATACCAATCAGACAAACTTCGTCTGAAACTTGACTGCCAATAAAACGAATGAAAACGCGGTTGGCTACAGAAGTTCTTTGAGGAGCTTTTCGATATCGGCCATCATGAGCGGCTTGCCGAGAAACCCGTCCGCTTTGAGCGCCTCGGCCTGGGTTTCGATCTCGGAGCCGGAATAGCCGGAAATGAGCACTACTTTGACCTTGGGATGGTTTTCCTTGACCTGCTGAAGGAGTTCCAGGCCGGTCATTTTGGGCATGCGCATATCGGTTATGACTATGCTGAAGTTACCCGATTTGAGGGCATCGAGCGCCTGGAAGCCGTCCGACGCCACCACCGCTTCCTGATCGAAAACCTCCAGCATCTCGGAAAGCAAGGCCGACATATTCGGGTTGTCATCGACAATGAGTATCTTTTTGGCCATAGGGCTGCTCGCTAATCATATATCGGCAGACAGTTATTGATGCTTAACGGGACCAGGTGCGGATCGATTGCGGCCCGAGCGGGCCACCAGTTCGGCTTTCAGAGCAGCCAGCCCCTGATTCTGGAGGGCGGAGACTACAAAAGACTGGGAGGCGTTGTTTGCCGGCGCAACAAACTCGGGATTGGCGTCGTGCTTGTTGTAGACTGTCAGATACGGCACCATATCGGCCTCGATCTCAACCAGGACCTCGCGAGTTTGTCCGATCCGCTCGGTCATTTTGGGGTCGGAGCAGTCGGCCACCAGAAGGATCAGGTCGGCCAGGGCAACTTCTTCGAGGGTCGATTTGAACGATTCGACAAGCTGGTGTGGCAGT
Coding sequences:
- a CDS encoding response regulator, yielding MAKKILIVDDNPNMSALLSEMLEVFDQEAVVASDGFQALDALKSGNFSIVITDMRMPKMTGLELLQQVKENHPKVKVVLISGYSGSEIETQAEALKADGFLGKPLMMADIEKLLKELL